A stretch of the Porifericola rhodea genome encodes the following:
- a CDS encoding SDR family NAD(P)-dependent oxidoreductase produces the protein MKVDLSGQKILVTGASRGIGRAIAIQLAGAGAQVAVHYYRNSNTAQRVADEIGGGAQTFQADLCKPVEVLQLFENVLAEFGRLHAIVNNAGIAMSSEVEGDDIAFADAWSKTMLVNLHASGLLCKKAIEHFTCCGGGRIINISSRAAFRGDTADYLAYAASKGGVVSLTRSIARAYGKQGVKAFIVAPGFTLTDMADDFIKKYGESYVKSDLALTSITKPEDIAPTIAFLASGLADHATGTTIDINAGSYVH, from the coding sequence ATGAAAGTAGACTTATCAGGGCAAAAGATATTGGTAACTGGTGCCAGCCGCGGCATTGGAAGGGCAATAGCCATACAGCTGGCAGGTGCCGGGGCACAGGTAGCCGTGCATTATTACCGCAATAGTAATACCGCACAACGTGTGGCAGATGAGATAGGAGGAGGGGCGCAAACTTTTCAGGCAGACCTCTGCAAACCTGTAGAGGTGTTACAGCTTTTTGAGAATGTTTTAGCTGAATTTGGCCGCTTACATGCCATTGTTAATAATGCAGGCATTGCCATGAGCTCTGAGGTGGAAGGCGATGATATCGCTTTTGCGGATGCCTGGTCTAAAACTATGCTGGTTAACCTTCATGCGAGCGGGCTGCTATGCAAAAAAGCAATTGAGCACTTTACCTGCTGTGGCGGGGGGCGCATTATTAATATTTCCTCTCGGGCTGCTTTTCGGGGAGATACTGCCGACTATCTGGCTTATGCTGCCTCTAAAGGCGGAGTTGTATCACTTACACGTTCTATAGCTCGAGCTTATGGCAAACAAGGGGTTAAAGCTTTTATTGTAGCACCAGGCTTTACGCTTACTGATATGGCCGATGATTTTATTAAAAAGTATGGTGAATCGTATGTAAAAAGTGATCTGGCGTTAACTTCCATAACCAAACCAGAAGATATAGCACCTACCATTGCTTTTCTGGCCAGCGGCCTGGCCGATCATGCTACAGGCACTACAATTGATATAAATGCCGGAAGCTACGTACATTAG
- the rimM gene encoding ribosome maturation factor RimM (Essential for efficient processing of 16S rRNA): MRIDDCYQLGYVTKTHGLQGEVKVLLDVDFPEAYENLESVFLQLISSGTLVPFFIESLRLQQDSLILKFEDIDSLEDAEPLLKAGLFLPLDQLPALEEGQYYFHEIIGFQIEDKNAGPLGTVKDVYEGGRQHLIAMEYKEREILIPLNDEIIVGVDKDKQRVFTHLPDGLLDVYLEA, translated from the coding sequence ATGCGGATTGATGACTGCTACCAATTAGGCTACGTCACCAAAACGCATGGCTTACAGGGCGAAGTTAAAGTTCTATTGGATGTAGACTTCCCTGAAGCATACGAAAATCTGGAATCAGTATTTCTGCAACTTATAAGTTCAGGAACGCTGGTTCCTTTTTTTATTGAGTCGCTTCGTCTGCAGCAGGATAGCCTTATCCTTAAGTTTGAAGATATAGATAGCCTGGAAGACGCTGAGCCCCTTCTCAAAGCAGGGCTATTTTTGCCACTGGACCAACTACCCGCTCTGGAAGAAGGTCAGTATTATTTCCACGAAATTATAGGCTTTCAGATAGAAGATAAAAATGCAGGTCCATTAGGTACCGTTAAAGATGTGTACGAAGGTGGAAGGCAGCATCTGATTGCGATGGAATATAAAGAGCGGGAAATTCTGATCCCCCTCAACGACGAAATTATAGTAGGAGTAGATAAAGACAAACAACGGGTATTTACTCATTTACCCGATGGTCTGCTGGACGTCTACTTAGAGGCTTAA
- a CDS encoding 30S ribosomal protein S16, whose product MAVKIRLARRGRKKLAIYDVVVADARAPRDGRFIEKLGVYNPNTNPATIDIREDKALDWLLKGAKPTDTVRAMLSYRGVMLKKHLQVGVNKGAITQEEADKRFNDWIEGKESQISGRKESILKKQEEERQARLEAEKKINEARAQELAASQKAEEEVNAEEEAEAEASEEAPAQEEAAENQEAPAAEEKTEEASEEKKEG is encoded by the coding sequence ATGGCAGTAAAAATTAGATTGGCGCGTCGAGGACGCAAGAAACTGGCAATTTACGATGTAGTCGTAGCCGATGCCAGAGCACCACGTGATGGTCGCTTTATTGAAAAACTGGGTGTTTACAACCCTAACACTAACCCTGCTACTATCGATATCAGGGAAGACAAAGCTCTGGACTGGTTACTAAAAGGTGCCAAGCCTACCGATACAGTAAGAGCTATGCTCTCTTACCGTGGAGTAATGCTGAAAAAACACCTTCAGGTAGGTGTAAACAAAGGCGCTATTACTCAGGAAGAAGCAGATAAGCGTTTCAATGATTGGATTGAAGGTAAAGAGTCGCAGATCAGTGGAAGAAAAGAATCTATTCTTAAGAAGCAGGAAGAGGAAAGACAAGCTCGTCTGGAAGCAGAGAAGAAAATTAACGAAGCTCGTGCTCAGGAATTAGCCGCTAGCCAGAAGGCTGAAGAAGAGGTTAATGCCGAGGAAGAAGCTGAAGCCGAAGCTTCAGAAGAAGCTCCTGCACAAGAGGAAGCGGCTGAGAACCAAGAGGCTCCTGCAGCAGAAGAGAAGACTGAAGAAGCTTCTGAAGAAAAGAAAGAAGGTTAA
- a CDS encoding extracellular solute-binding protein, producing MDRFFCKYILLLLALYACDSSPRLVEQGEAVIVYSNILTSSDQHLFTAYEKSSGVKVNIVHENGARIISRLSQADSMPADLLILNGLQYLQEAKQAGLLDTLSASSLFSAIPAHLKDNSRQWLGLAYSAHAIAYLKDSVDTLQIQQYEALTDIKWQSKLSLGLKREKLHTHLATMIAIQNTQNAEDWLVSLKQNLADSSRQGLPKFTALNDSSAWLALVNTAEYAASSSRKTALLFPSGGAYLHLSAAGITEGAPHASRARTLLSYLFSRDVMRNFAEAHYLYPARTDVPSPQSLNRLGILKADSSAQSRIATYLTEAERLLELNGW from the coding sequence ATGGATAGATTTTTCTGTAAATACATTCTCTTACTCTTAGCTCTGTATGCCTGTGACTCTTCTCCCCGCCTGGTGGAACAGGGAGAGGCAGTCATTGTGTATAGCAATATTCTTACATCAAGCGATCAGCATCTCTTTACTGCTTACGAGAAATCCTCTGGGGTAAAAGTGAACATTGTCCATGAAAACGGAGCTCGTATAATAAGTCGTTTAAGCCAGGCCGATAGTATGCCGGCTGACCTACTCATACTTAATGGCCTTCAATACCTGCAAGAGGCTAAGCAAGCCGGCTTGCTGGATACACTGTCAGCCAGTAGCCTTTTTAGTGCCATACCTGCCCACTTAAAAGATAACAGTCGGCAGTGGCTGGGCCTGGCCTACAGTGCCCATGCTATTGCCTACTTGAAAGATAGCGTAGACACCCTGCAAATACAGCAATACGAAGCGCTAACAGATATAAAGTGGCAATCTAAACTAAGCTTAGGCCTGAAAAGAGAAAAGCTGCATACACACCTCGCTACCATGATTGCCATACAAAACACCCAAAACGCTGAGGATTGGCTGGTTTCACTAAAGCAAAACCTGGCAGATAGTAGCCGGCAGGGTCTTCCTAAATTTACAGCTCTTAACGATAGTAGTGCCTGGCTTGCCCTGGTTAATACGGCTGAGTATGCCGCCAGCAGCTCAAGAAAAACAGCTTTACTATTTCCTTCAGGTGGAGCATACCTGCACCTGAGTGCCGCAGGGATTACCGAAGGGGCTCCTCATGCCAGCAGAGCTCGCACCCTACTCAGTTATCTTTTCTCTAGAGATGTTATGAGAAACTTCGCTGAAGCGCATTATCTCTACCCTGCCCGAACAGATGTACCCTCTCCTCAAAGTCTGAACAGGTTAGGAATTCTGAAAGCTGATAGCAGTGCTCAAAGCAGGATAGCTACCTACCTAACAGAAGCAGAAAGGCTGCTGGAGCTTAATGGGTGGTAA
- a CDS encoding MATE family efflux transporter: protein MSLQSFSTHFRTTFTIAYPIVLSQLGHITVGVADSVMVGELGTEPLAAVSLANSIFSIVMMFGIGVSMAITPLVAAADGEGDIHRSGEVFRHGFVINLCAAVLLGLLVTFASSLLYQLEQPEQVVEITIPYLLIVTSSLLPFMVFQTFKQYAEGLSFTRTAMFITISSNLLNIVLNYLLIYGKLGFPELGLNGAGWATLISRIIMLIAIIVYVSRASWFVKDFSIKNLQKKLVVRMLKLGIPTGFQYIFEVGAFSCAAIMMGWLGAQALAAHQIALNMAAVSYMMVTGIAAASTVRVGNQLGKKDIPNMRRAGFTSFLMGLILMTLSAIIFVVGRDFLPSLYIDEVDVIELAGSLLIVAAFFQLSDGVQAVGLGALRGMADVKIPTIITLIAYWVVGLPTAYWLAFPMDLGPHGIWYGLLLSLTIAAVLLFARFHYLSKKLLTNFKPANKVRAA, encoded by the coding sequence ATGTCATTACAATCATTTAGTACACATTTCCGCACTACTTTTACCATTGCTTACCCAATAGTATTGAGCCAGCTCGGCCATATTACTGTGGGGGTAGCAGATAGTGTGATGGTAGGTGAGCTAGGTACCGAACCTCTGGCCGCGGTATCTTTGGCAAACAGTATCTTTTCCATAGTTATGATGTTTGGCATAGGTGTATCTATGGCCATTACTCCCCTGGTAGCAGCTGCGGATGGAGAAGGTGATATTCATAGAAGTGGTGAGGTTTTTCGCCATGGCTTTGTAATTAATTTGTGCGCTGCTGTTCTCTTAGGCCTGCTGGTAACTTTTGCATCTTCTCTTCTTTATCAGCTGGAGCAACCCGAACAGGTAGTGGAAATTACTATCCCTTACCTACTGATAGTTACTTCTTCTCTGCTACCTTTTATGGTTTTTCAGACTTTTAAGCAGTATGCGGAAGGCCTTTCTTTCACCCGTACAGCCATGTTTATCACTATCAGCTCTAACTTATTAAACATAGTACTTAACTATCTGCTGATTTATGGTAAACTTGGCTTTCCTGAACTGGGACTAAACGGTGCTGGGTGGGCTACCCTTATTTCCAGAATTATCATGCTGATTGCCATCATTGTATATGTTAGCAGAGCCAGTTGGTTTGTAAAAGATTTTAGCATTAAAAATTTACAGAAAAAGCTGGTGGTACGCATGCTAAAGCTGGGCATCCCTACCGGATTTCAGTACATATTTGAAGTTGGGGCCTTTAGCTGCGCCGCTATTATGATGGGCTGGTTGGGAGCTCAGGCACTTGCAGCGCACCAGATTGCCCTCAATATGGCAGCCGTAAGTTATATGATGGTCACCGGCATAGCAGCCGCATCTACTGTAAGAGTAGGAAATCAGTTAGGGAAAAAAGACATCCCTAATATGCGCCGTGCAGGCTTTACCTCATTCTTAATGGGACTTATACTCATGACACTATCAGCCATTATTTTTGTGGTAGGCAGAGATTTTCTTCCCTCCCTATATATAGATGAAGTAGATGTAATTGAGCTGGCTGGCTCTCTACTCATTGTAGCGGCATTTTTCCAGCTTTCTGATGGAGTACAGGCTGTGGGCCTCGGAGCTCTGCGGGGGATGGCCGATGTAAAAATCCCTACCATCATTACCCTTATTGCTTACTGGGTCGTAGGTCTGCCTACTGCTTACTGGCTGGCCTTCCCTATGGATTTGGGGCCTCATGGAATCTGGTACGGCCTTCTGCTAAGCCTTACTATTGCTGCCGTTTTACTTTTCGCACGCTTCCATTACCTTAGCAAAAAATTGCTAACAAACTTTAAGCCCGCAAACAAAGTCCGCGCCGCATAA
- a CDS encoding SelL-related redox protein translates to MRNLPDWIAIVLRFAGITNAVWGLTFALFTDIMLRWAGMSTPFSIFPWLSIGLMAITFGAAYFLAAANPLRHTLIIITGFFIKLSSFIFLLKFYLSDQVTARLAFFFALKDIIWIPVLGIIIYQIFKAWQAPNDEEYNPQHPLNDTLRHFRTEEGKSLYELSMQKPVYLMFLRHFGCTFCREALSDLKQYRREIEAQGMSIVLVHMSSSEEATLFFDKYKLNSIHQISDSECVLYRTFQLNRGSFRQLFGIRAWVRGLQAGIIRTQGIGVLAGDGFRMPGIFVIYKGEILKSYRHRHAADRPDYLALADCELA, encoded by the coding sequence ATGAGAAATTTACCCGACTGGATTGCCATAGTGCTCCGCTTTGCTGGTATTACTAATGCCGTATGGGGGCTTACTTTTGCGCTTTTTACAGATATTATGCTACGCTGGGCAGGCATGAGCACTCCCTTCTCCATATTTCCCTGGTTAAGCATCGGACTCATGGCAATCACCTTCGGAGCTGCCTACTTTCTAGCGGCGGCTAACCCTCTCCGCCATACGCTTATCATTATTACGGGTTTCTTTATTAAACTGAGTTCTTTTATTTTTCTGCTTAAATTTTACCTCTCCGATCAGGTGACTGCTCGCCTCGCCTTCTTTTTCGCGCTTAAAGATATTATCTGGATACCAGTATTGGGTATTATTATTTACCAGATTTTTAAAGCATGGCAGGCTCCTAATGATGAAGAGTATAACCCGCAGCATCCTCTCAATGATACTTTAAGACACTTTCGTACAGAAGAAGGAAAATCATTGTACGAGCTTTCAATGCAAAAGCCTGTCTATCTTATGTTTTTGCGTCATTTTGGCTGTACATTTTGTCGTGAGGCACTCTCTGACCTAAAGCAGTATCGTCGCGAAATAGAAGCACAGGGAATGAGCATCGTACTGGTACATATGAGCAGCAGTGAAGAAGCCACTCTGTTTTTTGATAAGTATAAGCTCAATAGTATTCACCAGATCAGTGATTCGGAGTGTGTACTCTACCGTACTTTTCAGCTAAACCGAGGTTCTTTCCGTCAGCTTTTTGGTATACGTGCCTGGGTAAGAGGGCTACAAGCTGGTATAATTAGAACCCAGGGCATAGGAGTATTAGCCGGTGATGGCTTTCGTATGCCCGGCATTTTTGTGATATACAAAGGAGAAATTCTAAAAAGCTACCGCCACCGTCATGCTGCGGACCGCCCAGACTACCTGGCTCTGGCAGATTGCGAACTAGCTTAA
- a CDS encoding NUDIX domain-containing protein, translating to MKEQANPWKQISTKEVYQNPWIEVHEDQVINPKGGQNIYGKVIFKNKAIGIIPIDQEGNTWLVGQHRYTLDEYSWEIPMGGGDRNQDPLESAKRELKEETGLIAKDWSLLMRIHTSNSVTDEEGFTYIARNLEQGETEFDETEDLAIKKLPLAEAVQWVMDGKITDAISISGLLKVARQLNI from the coding sequence ATGAAAGAACAAGCAAATCCCTGGAAGCAGATTAGTACCAAAGAGGTTTACCAAAACCCCTGGATAGAAGTGCACGAAGATCAGGTGATTAACCCTAAGGGAGGACAAAATATTTATGGTAAGGTCATTTTTAAGAATAAAGCCATAGGCATTATTCCTATTGATCAGGAGGGCAATACCTGGTTGGTGGGGCAGCATAGATATACCTTAGACGAGTACTCCTGGGAGATACCCATGGGTGGTGGAGATCGTAATCAGGATCCACTGGAGTCTGCTAAAAGAGAACTTAAAGAAGAAACCGGTCTTATAGCAAAAGACTGGAGCCTGCTAATGCGTATACATACCTCCAATTCTGTAACCGACGAAGAGGGCTTTACCTACATTGCCCGAAATCTTGAGCAGGGCGAGACAGAGTTTGATGAAACTGAAGACCTGGCCATAAAAAAGTTACCCCTGGCAGAAGCTGTACAATGGGTAATGGATGGCAAAATTACAGATGCTATTAGCATTTCGGGCCTTTTAAAAGTAGCACGTCAGTTAAATATTTAA
- a CDS encoding nitroreductase family protein, whose translation MEINPEQINELISDRRSIYPAMYTGEVVEQHIIEQMLENANWAPTHALTEPWRFVVFSGTGLQKLGDFQAELYKENSSAKDQFDEKKFQKLKEKPLQCSHVIAIGMKRDPKGKIPEIEEVEATACAVQNMYLTATAYGIGCYWGSGGVTYLEEAKPFFGLEAQDKLLGFLFVGVPKEGKWPAGRRSPVADKVSWVLD comes from the coding sequence ATGGAGATTAATCCTGAACAAATAAACGAGCTGATTAGCGACAGGAGGTCAATTTATCCCGCGATGTATACAGGTGAAGTGGTAGAGCAGCATATTATTGAGCAAATGCTGGAGAACGCAAACTGGGCACCTACCCATGCTCTTACCGAACCCTGGCGTTTTGTGGTTTTTAGCGGCACAGGCTTACAAAAACTTGGCGATTTTCAGGCGGAGCTCTACAAAGAAAACAGTAGCGCGAAGGATCAGTTTGACGAAAAGAAATTTCAAAAGCTTAAAGAAAAGCCTTTGCAGTGCTCTCATGTTATAGCCATAGGCATGAAGCGCGATCCTAAGGGTAAAATTCCAGAAATAGAAGAAGTAGAAGCAACTGCCTGCGCGGTGCAGAATATGTACCTGACCGCAACTGCCTATGGTATAGGTTGCTATTGGGGTTCGGGAGGAGTGACCTATTTAGAGGAAGCCAAGCCATTTTTTGGCCTAGAGGCCCAGGATAAGCTTTTGGGGTTTTTGTTTGTTGGCGTTCCTAAAGAAGGCAAATGGCCAGCCGGGCGACGATCTCCGGTTGCCGATAAAGTGAGCTGGGTGCTAGACTAA
- a CDS encoding TRAP transporter substrate-binding protein encodes MKQPNQSSRRKFLRNGLSAAVAGTAIAQTACSTENEKPSAQAPYINFNDSYHWKMVTTWPPNFPILGEGCNKFAQWVKEMSGGRMEITVYGGGELVPSLEVFDAVSNGAIELGHGAAYYWAGKIPAAQFFATVPFGMNAPQMNAWLVAGGGTELWQETYAPYNLLPFPGGNTGMQMGGWFNKEINSAEDINGLKMRIPGIGGKVFSRAGGTSVLVAGGEIYTNLERGVIDATEWIGPFHDYQMGFYNVAQYYYYPGWHEPGTALELFANKDKFEGLPSDLQAILRTCSERLNLWTLSQSEVMNSLYAHKLKTEENVEFRPFPTEVLDIFRKYSEEIVNDMTAADTASKKAYTSYKKFQDQFNEYAIYNEKIYYSSFQPNI; translated from the coding sequence ATGAAGCAACCTAATCAATCCAGCCGACGCAAGTTTTTGCGCAACGGCCTTAGCGCCGCAGTAGCAGGTACTGCCATTGCACAAACTGCCTGTTCTACCGAAAACGAAAAGCCATCGGCCCAAGCTCCCTATATTAATTTTAACGATAGTTATCACTGGAAAATGGTCACTACCTGGCCTCCTAACTTTCCTATTCTGGGAGAGGGCTGCAATAAATTTGCCCAATGGGTAAAAGAAATGTCGGGGGGCAGAATGGAGATTACAGTTTATGGTGGAGGTGAATTAGTTCCATCCCTTGAAGTATTTGACGCAGTAAGTAATGGTGCCATAGAACTTGGGCATGGAGCAGCCTATTACTGGGCGGGCAAAATACCAGCGGCCCAATTTTTTGCTACCGTACCTTTTGGCATGAATGCACCACAAATGAATGCCTGGCTGGTAGCTGGAGGAGGCACCGAACTCTGGCAGGAAACCTATGCTCCTTATAACCTTCTTCCATTTCCGGGGGGTAATACAGGCATGCAAATGGGTGGCTGGTTCAACAAAGAAATTAATTCTGCAGAAGACATTAATGGCTTAAAAATGCGCATTCCCGGTATTGGAGGAAAAGTTTTTAGCAGAGCTGGCGGCACCTCTGTACTGGTAGCCGGAGGAGAGATTTATACCAATCTTGAGCGCGGAGTAATTGATGCTACTGAGTGGATAGGTCCTTTTCACGACTATCAAATGGGATTTTATAATGTAGCACAATACTACTACTATCCCGGCTGGCATGAACCGGGCACTGCACTAGAGCTTTTTGCAAACAAAGATAAATTTGAAGGGCTGCCCAGCGACTTGCAGGCTATACTGCGTACCTGTAGTGAGCGGCTGAATCTGTGGACACTCTCCCAATCAGAAGTTATGAACAGTCTCTATGCTCATAAGCTGAAAACTGAAGAAAATGTGGAGTTCCGCCCTTTCCCTACCGAAGTATTAGATATATTCCGTAAGTATAGTGAGGAGATTGTAAACGACATGACAGCTGCAGACACCGCTAGCAAAAAGGCTTATACTTCGTATAAAAAATTTCAGGATCAGTTTAATGAGTACGCCATTTATAACGAAAAAATTTACTACTCCAGCTTTCAACCTAACATATAG
- a CDS encoding RNA methyltransferase, whose amino-acid sequence MRKLKNEELERLTLEEFKAKKKHPIVIVLDNIRSMNNVGSAFRTADAFLVEKVYLCGITATPPHREINKTALGATDSVNWEYREKTVDLIDELKEEGFKILCVEQADESVPLQDFLPYKDNKYCMVFGNEVFGISDEVIEKADTCLEIPQFGTKHSLNISVSIGIVMWDFFKKLVD is encoded by the coding sequence ATGAGAAAACTAAAGAATGAAGAGCTAGAGCGACTGACGCTGGAAGAGTTTAAAGCCAAAAAAAAGCATCCTATCGTTATAGTACTGGACAACATCCGTAGTATGAACAACGTGGGATCGGCATTTCGTACTGCTGATGCATTTTTGGTAGAAAAGGTATACCTCTGTGGCATTACTGCGACACCACCCCATCGTGAGATTAACAAGACAGCGCTGGGTGCTACTGACTCCGTAAACTGGGAATACCGAGAAAAAACGGTTGACCTGATAGACGAGTTAAAAGAAGAGGGCTTTAAAATTCTTTGCGTAGAACAGGCCGATGAAAGTGTACCCCTGCAGGACTTTCTGCCCTACAAAGACAATAAGTACTGCATGGTCTTTGGAAATGAAGTGTTTGGCATTTCTGATGAAGTTATTGAAAAAGCTGACACCTGCCTGGAGATACCCCAGTTCGGAACCAAACACTCTCTTAATATATCGGTAAGTATTGGCATTGTGATGTGGGACTTCTTTAAAAAACTGGTAGACTAA
- a CDS encoding arylsulfatase translates to MSFIEKTLALVFIGLMACDSLPEEEIYASVDHPNVVLILTDDQGYGDIGIHGNDTIETPVLDQIAKEGIRLDRFYVSPVCAPTRASLLTGRYHLRTGTSWVTDGMEDMHSEEVTMAEVFKENGYATGCFGKWHNGAHYPRDPIGQGFDEFVGFKSGHWYNYFDTSLESNQDTVQTEGFMVDALTDYALNFIEKNKDQPFFCYIPYNTPHSPFQVPDKYFDKYKAKGLDNKLAAIYGMCENIDDNVGRVLKKLDDLNINENTIVIFLTDNGPNSQRYNGNMRGHKGSVHEGGVRVPFFIRWDSHLPRGKVIDQITAHIDVLPTLNELCQLEPVKTLPLDGVNLLPLLLGESEELKERTIFTHQVHGGKIRPYPGAARTPQYRLVMQSEDNIMLYDMQGDPEERQNLLHERNDIAKALQKDYLRWFENVTKNNKQAPPIPLGYTQAPIVELPAHEASLSENLSYVYSPHGWAHDWVRQWTNTSDSMYWNVDVVEGGDYRVQLKYTASPEQVGAKMQVTSASSSVSQINTQPYKPIKVPSPDRVEREQEAYEQSWAALDLGLLKLSKGQQPISLKADNIPADGLGEVKAVVLTKQ, encoded by the coding sequence ATGTCATTTATTGAAAAAACTCTAGCACTGGTCTTTATAGGGCTTATGGCTTGCGATAGCTTGCCCGAAGAAGAAATATACGCCAGTGTAGACCACCCAAATGTGGTACTGATCCTGACCGATGATCAAGGGTATGGGGATATTGGTATTCATGGTAACGATACTATAGAAACACCTGTGCTTGATCAAATAGCAAAAGAGGGCATCCGTCTAGATCGTTTCTATGTGAGCCCGGTTTGTGCTCCTACTCGTGCCAGCCTGCTCACGGGCCGTTACCATCTGCGTACGGGTACCTCTTGGGTTACTGATGGTATGGAAGACATGCACAGTGAAGAAGTAACAATGGCAGAAGTTTTTAAAGAAAATGGCTACGCTACCGGTTGCTTTGGGAAATGGCATAATGGAGCTCATTATCCACGAGACCCTATAGGGCAGGGGTTTGATGAGTTTGTAGGCTTCAAGTCGGGCCACTGGTACAACTATTTTGACACTTCGCTGGAAAGTAATCAGGATACGGTACAGACAGAAGGTTTTATGGTAGATGCTTTGACGGACTACGCGCTAAATTTTATAGAAAAAAATAAAGATCAACCTTTCTTTTGCTATATCCCCTATAATACGCCCCATAGCCCGTTTCAGGTACCTGATAAGTATTTTGATAAGTATAAGGCGAAAGGTCTAGACAATAAGCTTGCAGCAATTTATGGAATGTGCGAAAACATAGACGATAATGTAGGCCGAGTCCTTAAAAAGCTAGACGATTTAAACATCAATGAGAACACTATTGTCATCTTTTTAACAGATAATGGTCCCAACAGCCAGCGATACAATGGAAATATGCGTGGACATAAAGGAAGTGTTCATGAAGGGGGTGTAAGAGTACCGTTTTTTATCCGCTGGGATAGCCACCTTCCCCGAGGAAAAGTGATAGACCAGATTACCGCCCATATAGATGTGCTACCCACACTGAACGAGCTATGCCAGCTGGAACCAGTAAAAACGCTCCCTCTGGATGGCGTTAATTTACTGCCATTACTTTTGGGGGAAAGCGAAGAGCTGAAGGAGCGCACTATTTTTACTCATCAAGTGCATGGCGGAAAAATAAGACCTTATCCTGGAGCTGCCCGCACGCCACAGTACCGCCTGGTAATGCAGTCTGAAGACAATATAATGCTTTATGACATGCAAGGCGACCCTGAAGAGCGCCAAAACCTGCTACATGAGCGTAATGATATTGCTAAGGCGCTTCAAAAGGATTACCTGCGCTGGTTTGAAAATGTAACTAAAAATAATAAACAGGCACCTCCAATTCCTTTAGGCTACACACAGGCACCCATAGTAGAATTACCCGCTCATGAGGCCTCACTATCTGAAAACTTGTCTTATGTGTACAGCCCGCACGGATGGGCACACGATTGGGTAAGGCAATGGACAAATACTTCTGATAGCATGTATTGGAATGTTGATGTTGTAGAAGGAGGAGATTATCGTGTACAGCTAAAATACACAGCTTCCCCAGAACAGGTAGGGGCAAAGATGCAGGTAACTTCTGCCAGCAGTAGCGTAAGCCAAATTAATACGCAGCCATATAAACCCATAAAAGTACCCAGCCCTGATCGGGTAGAGCGAGAGCAGGAAGCTTATGAGCAAAGCTGGGCAGCTTTAGATTTAGGTTTACTAAAATTATCCAAAGGGCAGCAGCCTATTAGTTTAAAAGCAGATAATATTCCAGCGGATGGCCTGGGTGAAGTAAAAGCTGTTGTTTTAACTAAGCAATAA